A stretch of Babesia bigemina genome assembly Bbig001, chromosome : III DNA encodes these proteins:
- a CDS encoding peptidylprolyl isomerase, putative — protein sequence MSNSIDLTGDAGVVKTILQEAQSDDLPENGHEVEVHYTGKLESGIEFDSSRNSTFKFVLGEGSVIKGWDVGVASMKIGEKSLFVIQPEYGYGDAGAGSTIPPKAVLHFEIELINSRPKPKDCNDMTTDERIQEAANCKALGNSHFLKGKYRAAIDMYDDALRYLSERDEWSEEAVKVSDVTKLQCHLNLANCFLKTEEYNRAEYNATAALAIEPENVKGLYRRALARTKMGSFGEALIDLTQILKRDSKNADAVNLYKIAKVKHQEQNERSKKQYQSIFKNITLYTEKSGIRNLDTMPKVYLDLAFGDERRRLVIALFEDTVPRTAKNFKQLCDENSEINYKGNKFHRLIKGFMIQGGDVTKGDGTGGMSIYGEQFDDEAFVDHHTERGLLSMANCGPNTNNSQFFITFRATPHLNGKHVVFGKVVEGEEALDLLEELETGPNDCPKVDITIEHCGTL from the exons ATGTCTAACTCAATAGACTTGACCGGCGACGCCGGTGTTGTCAAAACAATTCTACAAGAAGCACAGTCCGATGACTT GCCAGAAAACGGCCACGAAGTCGAGGTGCATTACACTGGCAAGCTGGAATCTGGGATTGAATTCGATTCTTCCCGTAA TTCTACATTCAAGTTTGTGTTGGGAGAGGGAAGCGTTATCAAAGGATGGGATGTGGGTGTAGCATCAATGAAAATTGGTGAAAAGTCTCTTTTCGTAATACAGCCTGAATATGGTTACGGAGATGCCGGTGCTGGATCAACAATACCACCAAAAGCAGTCCTACAC TTTGAAATTGAGCTCATCAACTCGCGCCCCAAGCCCAAAGATTGTAATGACATGACCACTGACGAAAGGATCCAGGAGGCTGCCAACTGTAAGGCTTTGGGGAACAGCCACTTTTTGAAGGGGAAATACAGGGCAGCCATTGACATGTACGATGATGCGTTGCGCTATCTTTCGGAAAGGGATGAGTGGTCCGAGGAGGCGGTTAAGGTTTCCGATGTGACCAAGCTGCAGTGCCACCTGAATCTGGCCAATTGTTTCCTGAAGACCGAAGAATACAACCGAGCGGAATACAACGCCACGGCAGCACTGGCTATTGAGCCGGAAAACGTCAAGGGGTTGTATCGCCGCGCGTTGGCACGAACAAAAATGGGATCGTTCGGCGAAGCACTTATCGACCTTACTCAGATTCTCAAGCGAGACAGCAAAAATGCCGACGCGGTGAATCTTTACAAGATAGCAAAGGTCAAACATCAGGAGCAGAATGAGCGATCGAAAAAGCAATACCAGAGCATATTTAAAAACATTACGTTGTATACCGAAAAATCTGGGATACGAAACCTGGACACGATGCCCAAGGTGTATTTGGACCTTGCGTTCGGCGATGAGCGCCGGCGACTCGTTATTGCGCTGTTTGAGGACACCGTGCCTCGAACCGCTAAGAACTTCAAGCAGCTGTGCGATGAGAACTCGGAGATTAACTACAAGGGCAACAAGTTCCACCGCCTAATCAAAGGTTTTATGATACAGGGTGGAGATGTGACGAAAGGTGACGGCACAGGAGGGATGAGCATCTATGGCGAACAGTTTGACGACGAGGCTTTTGTGGACCATCACACAGAACGCGGCCTGCTGAGCATGGCAAACTGCGGACCAAACACAAACAACTCACAGTTCTTCATTACATTCCGCGCCACACCGCACTTGAATGGCAAGCATGTAGTGTTCGGTAAAGTGGTGGAAGGAGAGGAAGCGCTCGACCTACTGGAGGAATTGGAAACTGGGCCAAACGATTGCCCCAAAGTTGACATTACAATCGAGCATTGCGGCACGTTGTAG
- a CDS encoding TelA-like protein, which yields MVRLFPGFLKKIIVHKGTSPDPDGCKRDSTSEAAASYVGRYSIESGASVNESRTTAEQGGSCTVATEEGVAKGDLLQRGITSNIATIALGEWGYPLYEDCRDDSFFSGKYFTGFLRNYVTSSDPLEDFISASRTKLIPKVEESDFAEYIRQISVFYATMNEDAPSGDGAEGADRQAAPSEVHVPREYYSEGYVLSKNDVFKEEVERIPEIMTTLEAQLDAVNCELQEMLERRYVHVHEACTSVEELHNRFLDVTKQINRIRMDLEGETTKGTIMKSLSTAPIKKEELDAILQKGISRKKELQTMLEYLQMFRAIIALPEYIQGIADSNGIAVANFLSQSVVNYLCDNLGKFKLAHSVAGVVSESILNIQRVAETKFINIALVALIDLRDTSDMKSSIDSLKTMLDQMHQPLIALTNASMLRDAMETLTLACKGAKAAIGYEKYDTWTELAKSFEGHKSRLLSYFFLSQVWGCMVLRRMLCVERMRQDKTLSMESTESVKLAEKVLSVVQDRMSSTNPVGNMTTVSTISALVSKTVVLPPMCMNDIDYWSIYQSGIRTDSNLNKTKGSDSIDADISDVLAAYVASIKHIVDTASKNSFDDFANHVVLTSNFKAEFDVSEFINFVESCKALKTQYERLQVDIKAMYLFPSMILRTLDNEWRSDKHSKMVLSPGITAIKSILPDEDRDITYEFRAIVDRVIKSLGVSCLEVLKSNNVTCVQSALAEEIWDAPYAHSYSTADGEVPFLLMKSCASIDERLNLYLLLAEALPCTGECASQDCTQLIEVYHSMIDAEVSMLHFQEADIDSSTMRKACLIAEALRYFSHRITDVVKNTINAMSAAVVAHAYEPNACPADLDAKRKGLHEAAGQCSDNLKSLSRRMLETISNEIGSKMARQMNFWVLQPSDSCYDDKALHDMIQIVQNSVDIVSKVLMDVADVQFVFANAFKQLHTVIPVEDINEQLKEDFRDSCAELITRLSHNTCIKLEIFSLADTLSNELFS from the coding sequence ATGGTCAGGCTATTCCCGGGGTTCTTGAAAAAAATCATTGTACATAAGGGCACATCGCCGGATCCTGACGGATGCAAAAGAGATTCGACTAGCGAAGCAGCCGCCTCATATGTTGGACGATACTCAATAGAAAGTGGCGCTTCAGTGAACGAATCAAGGACAACAGCTGAGCAGGGGGGTTCTTGCACCGTGGCAACAGAGGAAGGCGTTGCCAAAGGCGATCTATTACAACGCGGCATCACATCCAATATCGCAACAATCGCGCTCGGTGAGTGGGGATATCCACTGTATGAGGACTGTCGTGACGATTCCTTCTTCTCGGGGAAGTATTTTACAGGCTTTCTACGCAACTACGTCACCAGCAGTGACCCGCTGGAGGACTTCATATCTGCTTCGAGGACTAAACTCATACCTAAGGTTGAAGAATCAGATTTTGCCGAATATATTCGTCAAATTTCGGTGTTTTATGCAACTATGAATGAAGATGCCCCTAGTGGCGACGGCGCTGAGGGTGCTGATCGCCAAGCAGCGCCATCAGAAGTGCATGTGCCCAGGGAGTATTATAGTGAAGGATATGTGTTGTCTAAGAATGACGTATTTAAAGAGGAAGTCGAACGTATACCGGAGATCATGACAACGTTGGAGGCACAACTCGATGCTGTTAATTGCGAACTGCAGGAAATGCTAGAAAGGCGCTACGTACACGTTCACGAGGCGTGCACAAGCGTAGAAGAGCTACACAATCGGTTTCTAGATGTCACCAAACAAATTAATCGAATACGAATGGATCTGGAGGGTGAAACTACCAAGGGTACTATCATGAAAAGCTTATCAACCGCGCCAATCAAAAAAGAAGAGTTGGATGCCATTCTTCAGAAAGGTATATCACGCAAGAAAGAACTGCAGACAATGCTGGAATATTTGCAAATGTTCAGGGCTATCATAGCGCTGCCGGAATATATACAGGGTATCGCAGACTCCAATGGCATTGCAGTCGCAAACTTCCTCAGTCAATCCGTAGTGAATTATCTGTGCGATAACTTGGGAAAGTTTAAGCTCGCGCATTCTGTAGCCGGCGTAGTCAGCGAATCTATACTCAACATCCAGCGTGTCGCCGAGACTAAATTTATTAATATTGCGTTAGTTGCCCTGATAGACCTCAGGGATACGTCGGACATGAAGAGTTCGATTGATTCGTTAAAAACGATGCTCGACCAAATGCATCAACCGTTAATCGCACTGACAAATGCCTCGATGTTGAGGGATGCGATGGAAACCTTAACTCTGGCGTGCAAGGGTGCTAAAGCGGCCATCGGTTACGAAAAATACGATACCTGGACCGAGCTTGCGAAATCTTTTGAGGGGCATAAATCTAGGCTTCTGTCATACTTCTTTTTATCGCAAGTTTGGGGGTGCATGGTTTTGCGGCGCATGCTGTGCGTGGAGAGGATGCGACAAGACAAAACCCTTTCGATGGAATCCACCGAATCCGTGAAATTGGCTGAAAAAGTACTATCCGTGGTACAAGATCGTATGTCATCGACTAATCCTGTTGGTAACATGACTACAGTATCAACTATTTCTGCATTAGTCAGTAAAACGGTGGTGTTACCGCCTATGTGCATGAATGACATTGACTACTGGTCAATTTACCAATCAGGGATTCGCACAGATTCTAATTTAAACAAAACAAAAGGTTCGGACTCTATTGACGCTGATATAAGCGATGTTTTGGCTGCTTACGTTGCATCCATAAAACACATCGTCGACACGGCGTCAAAAAATTCGTTCGATGATTTTGCGAATCACGTGGTATTGACGTCCAACTTCAAGGCGGAATTTGATGTTAGCGAGTTTATAAACTTTGTGGAGAGTTGTAAGGCTTTAAAAACACAGTATGAACGACTCCAGGTTGACATAAAGGCCATGTACCTTTTTCCTTCTATGATTCTGAGAACTTTAGACAACGAGTGGCGTTCCGACAAACATTCAAAAATGGTTTTGAGTCCTGGGATAACGGCCATTAAATCTATATTACCGGATGAAGATCGTGACATCACGTATGAATTCCGGGCAATAGTGGACCGAGTCATCAAGTCGCTCGGTGTATCATGCCTAGAGGTGCTTAAATCGAATAACGTAACGTGTGTGCAATCTGCGCTGGCGGAAGAAATTTGGGATGCGCCTTATGCTCACAGCTACTCCACTGCCGATGGTGAAGTGCCATTTTTGTTGATGAAATCATGTGCAAGTATCGACGAAAGGCTTAACCTATATTTACTACTTGCGGAGGCCTTGCCGTGCACAGGAGAGTGCGCATCACAGGATTGTACACAGCTCATCGAGGTATATCATTCAATGATCGATGCAGAGGTGTCGATGCTGCACTTCCAAGAGGCAGACATAGACAGTTCTACCATGCGCAAGGCATGCCTTATAGCTGAAGCTTTGAGGTATTTCTCACACAGGATAACCGATGTCGTTAAAAACACGATAAATGCTATGTCAGCTGCGGTTGTAGCACATGCGTATGAGCCAAATGCGTGCCCAGCAGATTTGGATGCTAAGCGCAAAGGTCTCCATGAAGCAGCAGGGCAATGTTCCGACAATTTGAAATCATTGAGCCGTAGAATGCTTGAAACAATTTCAAACGAAATCGGTAGTAAGATGGCGCGTCAAATGAATTTCTGGGTTTTACAGCCCTCGGATTCCTGCTACGATGACAAAGCACTGCATGACATGATACAAATTGTACAAAATAGTGTTGATATAGTGTCAAAAGTGCTAATGGACGTCGCAGATGTTCAATTTGTATTTGCGAATGCCTTTAAGCAGCTTCATACAGTCATACCTGTTGAAGATATAAATGAGCAACTGAAGGAAGACTTTCGCGATAGTTGCGCCGAGTTAATAACCAGACTCTCACACAACACCTGTATAAAACTGGAGATATTCTCATTAGCAGACACACTCTCTAATGAACTATTCAGCTAA
- a CDS encoding Probable serine/threonine-protein kinase kinX: protein MVFNSLTELPRNFREGIDWLVALKGSDAEKNLAAISDAVLNFLRDNSVCYDDIPAFQKLKLITKEFLEQEGLKDRRAVKMILDRFNTPTHKKRDFFSTFSHPIDEDDDDNGIKTWGITAENIVERIAKSVKGCDKFLAEVKIPGKYMSAYSSGATWSNSCTQKPADCAAVFVGITPMLYAGLMSLWDATDADDFRLFPSKAKKNLGDLLNALRYAKPECSSSLSRSDVVNALSGIGIEELDTLMELADFWITQGSENEEAVEDMETEVSADVEEIIEPVNAAESVNALKAEETVNDIEAEETVDEVEAEETVDEVEAEETVDEVEAEETVDEVEAEETVDEVEAEETVDEVEAEETVDEVKVEEPVKDVKAASVKPRVQYVKPVKPRKFYMGSRGVYGIPGVDINMGLLHAWNTKKYHNKRPQISTAAATGNFQCPGAPTVANLDAASPI from the coding sequence ATGGTATTCAACTCGTTGACCGAGCTTCCCCGCAATTTCAGGGAGGGTATTGACTGGCTGGTAGCGCTGAAGGGATCTGATGCTGAAAAGAACTTGGCGGCTATTAGTGACGCAGTTTTGAATTTTCTCAGAGACAACTCAGTTTGTTATGACGACATTCCAGCCTTCCAGAAGCTTAAACTTATTACTAAAGAGTTCTTGGAACAAGAGGGGCTTAAAGACCGGCGGGCAGTAAAAATGATATTGGATAGATTCAATACGCCTACTCATAAAAAACGCGATTTCTTCTCAACGTTTTCTCATCCCATCGAtgaggacgatgatgataatGGCATAAAGACCTGGGGTATCACTGCTGAAAATATTGTGGAGAGAATAGCCAAATCTGTGAAAGGTTGTGATAAGTTCTTGGCAGAAGTAAAAATTCCCGGCAAATATAtgtctgcttacagttcagGAGCAACATGGAGTAATTCATGTACCCAGAAACCGGCAGATTGCGCAGCTGTCTTCGTGGGAATCACGCCGATGCTATATGCAGGGTTGATGTCTTTGTGGGATGCGACTGACGCTGATGATTTTAGGTTGTTTCCATCCAAGGCGAAGAAGAACTTAGGAGATTTATTGAACGCTTTGCGTTATGCTAAGCCGGAATGCAGCTCTAGCTTAAGTCGTTCAGACGTCGTAAATGCGTTGAGCGGTATAGGTATAGAAGAGTTGGACACGCTCATGGAACTCGCCGACTTCTGGATTACGCAGGGATCGGAGAATGAGGAAGCTGTAGAAGATATGGAAACTGAGGTATCTGCAGACGTTGAAGAAATTATAGAACCCGTAAACGCCGCAGAATCTGTAAATGCCTTAAAAGCTGAGGAGACTGTAAATGACATAGAGGCTGAAGAAACAGTAGACGAAGTAGAGGCTGAAGAAACAGTAGACGAAGTAGAGGCTGAAGAAACAGTAGACGAAGTAGAGGCTGAAGAAACAGTAGACGAAGTAGAGGCTGAAGAAACTGTAGACGAAGTAGAGGCTGAAGAAACAGTAGACGAAGTAGAGGCTGAAGAAACTGTAGACGAAGTAAAGGTTGAGGAACCTGTAAAGGACGTGAAGGCCGCGTCAGTGAAGCCACGTGTACAATACGTTAAACCTGTAAAACCTCGCAAATTCTACATGGGCAGCAGGGGAGTATACGGAATACCAGGGGTTGACATCAACATGGGTTTGTTGCATGCCTGGAATACCAAAAAATATCATAATAAGCGTCCCCAAATCTCTACTGCTGCCGCCACAGGCAACTTCCAGTGTCCTGGTGCACCTACAGTGGCGAACTTGGACGCCGCTAGTCCCATTTAA
- a CDS encoding tat-binding protein-like protein, putative, with protein sequence MAATGVQSDDIQSHEAENGLIHYYRYRIEDCEALLHRKEQTRRRLVAQRNELNAKVRELKDELHGLLESGSFVGEVVKQMCQDKVLVKISLEGKYVVDVSKDIDISKCTPSTRVALMSDSYKLHKILPTKVDPLVALMKVEKVPDSTYEMVGGLEQQVKEVKEVIELPIKHPEIFESLGISQPKGVLLYGPPGTGKTLLARAVAHHTDCTFIRVSGSELVQKYIGEGSRMVRELFVMARAHAPSIIFMDEIDSIGSQRTDSGHGDSEVQRTMLELLNQLDGFEPYQNIKVIMCTNRIDILDEALLRPGRIDRKIEFPNPNAEARAQILAIHSRRMNLVRGIDLEMIAREMVNVSGAEVKAVCTEAGMFALRERRVHVTQEDFLMAVAKVMKKDADKNISFTKLWK encoded by the exons ATGGCCGCTACAGGGGTTCAAAGTGATGATATTCAAAGCCATGAGGCTGAAAATGGGCTTATACATTATTATCGGTATCGTATTGAGGATTGTGAAGCGCTTCTCCACCGGAAGGAACAGACTCGGCGTAGGCTAGTTGCGCAGAGGAACGAGCTAAATGCAAAAGTGAGAGAACTTAAGGATGAACTTCATGGTCTCCTCGAATCTGGAAGCTTCGTGGGTGAGGTAGTCAAGCAAATGTGCCAGGATAAAGTGCTCGTCAAAATTAGTCTCGAGGGAAAATATGTTGTTGATGTCAGCAAGGACATTGACATTTCCAAGTGCACACCGAGCACACGCGTCGCTCTCATGAGCGATTCTTACAAATTACACAAGATACTCCCGACCAAGGTTGACCCATTGGTTGCGCTAATGAAAGTAGAGAAGGTTCCAGATTCCACCTACGAGATGGTGGGAGGCTTAGAGCAGCAGGTAAAAGAAGTCAAAGAAGTAATAGAACTTCCGATAAAACACCCCGAAATATTCGAATCACTCGGCATATCGCAGCCCAAGGGGGTGCTACTATACGGGCCGCCAG GAACCGGGAAGACGCTTTTGGCGAGGGCAGTAGCGCACCACACGGACTGCACATTCATAAGGGTTAGTGGATCAGAACTTGTTCAGAAATACATCGGAGAGGGTAGTCGGATGGTCAGAGAACTTTTCGTTATGGCGCGGGCGCATGCGCCGTCGATTATTTTCATGGATGAGATCGATTCCATAGGATCTCAGAGGACGGATAGCGGTCATGGCGACTCGGAGGTGCAGCGAACAATGCTTGAATTGCTTAACCAGTTGGACGGTTTTGAGCCTTACCAAAATATCAAGGTTATCATGTGCACCAATCGCATTGATATATTGGACGAGGCATTACTCAGGCCTGGGAGGATAGACCGCAAGATAGAATTCCCCAACCCGAACGCCGAGGCACGGGCGCAAATTCTTGCCATCCACAGCAGGCGAATGAATCTGGTGAGGGGCATTGACTTAGAGATGATCGCTCGAGAAATGGTCAATGTCAGTGGAGCCGAAGTTAAGGCCGTTTGTACGGAGGCAGGCATGTTCGCACTCAGAGAACGTAGGGTTCACGTGACACAGGAAGATTTTCTCATGGCGGTGGCAAAAGTCATGAAGAAAGATGCTGACAAAAATATCAGCTTCACGAAACTGTGGAAGTAA
- a CDS encoding THUMP DOMAIN CONTAINING PROTEIN 1-RELATED, putative — MSEKRRNTTGNGRPPAWKRRNHDTGKLTIGSRGLLITNAVSRKHKEAMQECLTILREHCESVDPSFGDVNDKQDASSDAVNVEDAIKAELEQNKRFFDRFVPGPCLSQNLNVVHFRNENDVPSTYVRDIFHSMLHERTYKPRFLCRIVPYDVVCKAEGEPFTKTLTALVAREFPLSQANGISEKDDGSEPSTWSLSYACRNSNAIKRQDVLELAVQLVGRNYRVDLREPDKLIVVEVVKGYCGLAVISNYKPIAHFKLNISRVN, encoded by the exons ATGAGTGAGAAGAGACGAAATACAACTGGTAATGGCCGCCCGCCAGCTTGGAAG CGTAGAAACCACGATACCGGAAAGCTGACGATAGGGTCTCGCGGTCTGTTGATAACAAATGCAGTATCACGAAAGCACAAAGAAGCCATGCAGGAATGTCTAACCATATTGCGTGAG CATTGCGAGAGCGTGGATCCGTCTTTCGGCGATGTAAACGACAAACAAGACGCTTCATCGGATGCTGTTAATGTAGAAGACGCTATAAAAGCGGAGTTGGAACAAAACAAAAGATTCTTCGATCGCTTCGTTCCCGGCCCCTGCCTATCGCAAAACTTGAATGTCGTGCATTTCAGGAACGAAAATGACGTTCCTTCTACATATGTGCGAGACATATTCCATTCCATGTTGCATGAACGTACGTATAAGCCGCGATTCCTGTGCCGGATAGTACCTTATGACGTCGTTTGCAAGGCCGAGGGTGAACCCTTTACAAAGACTCTAACAGCGCTAGTAGCACGCGAATTTCCACTCTCACAAGCTAACGGTATTTCGGAGAAAG ACGATGGAAGTGAGCCTTCCACATGGTCCCTCAGCTATGCGTGCCGCAACTCAAATGCCATAAAAAGACAGGATGTGCTGGAGCTGGCAGTGCAGTTAGTCGGTAGAAACTATCGCGTAGACCTTCGCGAACCGGATAAATTGATAGTTGTCGAGGTTGTTAAG GGTTACTGCGGTTTGGCCGTAATATCAAACTACAAACCCATAGCTCATTTCAAACTCAACATATCACGTGTAAATTAA
- a CDS encoding protein phosphatase 2C domain containing protein, putative has protein sequence MVLEDSTHAETPIDLVIPVEGAWLEHEGEGDGAWYIHEGSQWMYNSREDIYFHVDSETVVSSGGKPPMNLVSATSAEERTDAERYEDSSVDKAGALSANADPDVTEDVEDRDISIDFENDLIAATVCREGRSDRKEGREDYYVTRECMAIHLVSRSEALCYYSGVFDGHCGYKCAEYLTKHLKNNILSVYRQAVRSLKSKVLQKHPRPIESLEVRALLQGCTKGFEMTDNNFCNVAKQYNISDGSTATISLIYGPDVDGCLKLITAHTGDSRAILCSMADDSRCFAQAMTNDHKPNDDKERKYIEKNGGTVEFAQGTWRCVVRSRDGRPSCALATSRAIGDYPLKYPNRIVSSEPDVSVYTINFDSDLFLVLVTDGITAVLTNQEIIDIVCEAIDDECTAEAAAERVVLTAENCGSFDDKTCTVIYFGWHKDLFDKCVRDRKEDSHREVLTTGESEQECGGTENVDMFRS, from the exons ATGGTGTTAGAGGATTCCACGCACGCGGAG ACTCCGATTGACCTTGTGATTCCGGTGGAAGGCGCCTGGTTGGAACATGAGGGTGAGGGAGACGGCGCTTGGTACATCCACGAAGGATCGCAGTGGATGTACAACTCACGTGAAGATATATATTTCCATGTCGATTCGGAGACTGTAGTTTCATCTGGGGGAAAGCCTCCCATGAATCTTGTTTCTGCCACCTCAGCTGAAGAAAGGACGGATGCAGAGAGATATGAAGATTCCTCAGTTGACAAGGCAGGCGCGCTTAGCGCTAACGCCGACCCCGATGTCACTGAAGACGTTGAAGATAGGGACATATCAATAGATTTCGAGAACGATCTTATTGCTGCAACTGTATGTCGTGAG GGTCGATCCGATCGCAAAGAAGGGCGTGAGGATTACTATGTGACGAGAGAATGTATGGCAATACATTTGGTAAGCCGTTCAGAGGCTTTGTGTTACTACAGCGGCGTCTTTGATGGCCACTGTGGATACAA GTGTGCGGAATATCtaaccaagcacctgaaaAACAATATTTTGAGTGTATATCGCCAGGCAGTGCGTTCGCTTAAATCAAAAGTTTTACAAAAACATCCCCGTCCGATTGAATCTCTGGAGGTGCGTGCGCTGTTGCAGGGTTGCACTAAGGGTTTCGAGATGACCGACAACAACTTCTGCAATGTCGCCAAGCAGTACAACATATCAGATGGCTCCACCGCCACCATATCATTGATATATGGGCCTGACGTAGATGGATGTCTGAAGTTGATCACCGCGCATACGGGTGACTCGAGGGCAATATTGTGCAGCATGGCCGATGATTCCCGATGTTTCGCTCaggccatgaccaacgacCACAAGCCTAACGACGACAAAGAACGAAAGTATATCGAAAAAAACGGAGGCACAGTGGAGTTTGCTCAAGGCACGTGGAGATGTGTTGTCAGGTCGCGTGATGGAAGGCCATCTTGCGCCCTTGCTACCTCCCGGGCGATTGGAGATTACCCGTTGAAGTATCCGAATCGTATCGTCTCATCCGAACCAGATGTTTCTGTTTACACTATAAACTTCGACAGCGACCTATTTTTGGTACTAGTGACGGACGGCATTACAGCTGTTCTGACGAATCAG GAAATCATTGATATCGTATGCGAGGCTATAGATGACGAATGCACTGCCGAGGCAGCAGCAGAAAGAGTCGTTCTAACCGCTGAAAATTGTGGTTCTTTCGACGACAAGACGTGTACAGTTATATACTTCGGTTGGCACAAGGACCTGTTTGACAAATGCGTACGTGACAGGAAGGAAGACTCTCACCGTGAG GTATTAACGACGGGCGAATCGGAGCAGGAGTGCGGAGGAACAGAAAATGTCGACATGTTCCGCTCGTGA